TTAGACAATTTTTTCGATAATTTATGTAAAAAATCTCTTCGACAATTTTTGATGTACTCATGTAATTTTGATATTTTCAATTTTTGCTTATACCAATTTTTAGAAAATTTTACTTTTCTTGATAACAATTTCTGTAATTTCTTCAATTTTTTTTCTTTACGGTAAAACAATACTCTTTATCTTACAAGATAAAAAGAAACGTCATTTCCATCTTGATTAAGCACAGCTTCCCTACCTTTTATGTGAATTTCAATTTTTCCGTCGCTATATTTTGAACCGCTTGCGGATACAACGTGGTCTAATTGAAATCTGGAATTTGATGACTCATCAATAAGTTGAATTTTGTCTGATGTAACATAAACTACAACAAATTTTTTTCCGTTACAATTAAATGTTTGGGAAGGAACTTTTTTGCGTGTATCATTTATTGGTGGATATTTTCTTACTTCATTGCTGTTATTAGATGAAGCGCAGCTCATTAATGATACACTTCCAAATATTACTAGTAATTTCTTAGCTAATTTCATCATTAGTTGCACCACCTTTCTTTAATTTTTAAAATATTCGACTTTTAGTTTAAGCTTTACAGGCTCTTACTCCATATTTAAAATATTTTCTCCAATAAGGCTTTTTAGAGACTCCTTTGGAAGATGAAGCATTAATAAATATCGAGTTTCCAACATAGACAGCTGTGTGGTCTATTCTGTTATCAGGTCTAAAATACATAATATCTCCCGATTTTAGATCTTTTCCTACAACTCTTGGTCCTTTTTTTATTTGTTGAGTTGAAACTCTT
This genomic stretch from Leptotrichia sp. oral taxon 218 harbors:
- a CDS encoding transposase is translated as MFYRKEKKLKKLQKLLSRKVKFSKNWYKQKLKISKLHEYIKNCRRDFLHKLSKKLSKEYNAVVVENLNMRGMSQALNFGKNVGDIC
- a CDS encoding MliC family protein encodes the protein MVQLMMKLAKKLLVIFGSVSLMSCASSNNSNEVRKYPPINDTRKKVPSQTFNCNGKKFVVVYVTSDKIQLIDESSNSRFQLDHVVSASGSKYSDGKIEIHIKGREAVLNQDGNDVSFYLVR
- a CDS encoding C40 family peptidase produces the protein MDCSALTRRVYRETFNQELPRVSTQQIKKGPRVVGKDLKSGDIMYFRPDNRIDHTAVYVGNSIFINASSSKGVSKKPYWRKYFKYGVRACKA